A region from the Sulfuricurvum sp. genome encodes:
- a CDS encoding tetratricopeptide repeat protein translates to MSKRASSSSLLRLTFISMALSAALMAAFFEDGVKAFDTKNYSTAVKIWQPLAEQGNIAAQYNLGIMYENGYGVEHNDANAFKWYLKAAEQGHVDAEYNVGVMYGAGLGTQKNDQLAEKWLSLAAAQGDKEAQNILSSRYNHLENKTVDAQQTVAVTKEKLSNDSKSNTIPLKVKSDKRVGAAPMAVSAGNTNPLSSTVVDINQDGIAPITSVQDISQMSEAAKWLMKSAKQGDPRAQYNLALLYAEGNGVPRNDVRAAAWYAAAAAQGYSEAQYNLALYYLAGRGVANNDTQAISLFTKAALQGNPNAQYNLGVLLAEGRRVAKNESEAVKWFTLAAKQGHADAQYELGLAYSEGIGVGKDLQEALKWYRKAAEQGHSRAQYNLAILLSNS, encoded by the coding sequence ATGAGTAAACGAGCTTCGTCTTCGTCATTATTGCGCCTTACATTCATTAGTATGGCTCTTTCAGCCGCACTAATGGCAGCTTTTTTTGAAGATGGAGTCAAAGCTTTTGATACCAAAAATTATTCTACAGCTGTAAAAATTTGGCAGCCACTTGCAGAGCAAGGAAATATTGCAGCGCAATACAATCTTGGAATCATGTATGAAAATGGGTATGGGGTGGAACACAACGATGCTAATGCCTTCAAATGGTATCTCAAAGCTGCAGAACAAGGACATGTGGATGCGGAGTATAATGTTGGCGTGATGTATGGAGCCGGTCTTGGTACTCAGAAAAATGATCAACTTGCTGAAAAATGGCTCTCTTTGGCTGCTGCACAGGGAGATAAAGAAGCACAGAACATTCTCTCGTCACGTTACAATCATTTGGAAAATAAAACTGTTGATGCACAGCAAACTGTTGCTGTAACAAAAGAAAAGTTAAGCAATGATTCCAAATCGAATACTATCCCTTTAAAAGTTAAAAGTGACAAGAGAGTAGGAGCAGCTCCAATGGCTGTATCGGCAGGAAATACCAATCCGTTATCATCTACGGTTGTCGACATAAATCAAGACGGAATTGCGCCTATAACAAGTGTGCAAGATATATCACAAATGTCAGAAGCAGCCAAATGGTTGATGAAGTCGGCCAAGCAGGGTGACCCTCGAGCTCAATATAATCTTGCTTTATTATATGCGGAAGGAAATGGAGTTCCAAGAAATGATGTGAGAGCGGCAGCATGGTATGCGGCTGCAGCAGCGCAAGGGTATTCTGAAGCGCAGTATAACCTTGCATTGTATTACCTTGCTGGCCGTGGTGTAGCAAATAACGATACACAGGCGATATCATTGTTTACGAAAGCTGCACTACAAGGAAATCCGAATGCACAATACAATTTGGGGGTTCTCCTTGCTGAAGGGCGTAGGGTAGCGAAAAATGAATCGGAAGCGGTTAAATGGTTTACTCTCGCAGCCAAACAAGGCCATGCTGATGCACAGTATGAGCTTGGATTGGCATACTCTGAAGGAATTGGTGTTGGAAAAGACCTACAAGAGGCTCTTAAATGGTACCGTAAAGCAGCCGAGCAAGGACATAGCCGCGCGCAATATAACCTTGCTATCCTACTTTCAAATTCATAA
- a CDS encoding ParA family protein yields the protein MKQSLTIYSSKGGVGKTTLAINIASLLHKAGNKVLLIDTDPQNSISGMTGNGNFNGLSEIFTMPIEELVHSTSLGIYVMPSGNAAMEETNDYLLWMFNHEQEILEYLELLKEYFDYIIFDTPPGFSPMADLAMQFSNVILAVLEADATSYATLELMQKVLAKLIHKHPEKAIRFITNKVWADEISVNFETVYRYLFDSMYLFALPFDSNVKESSAQMQSLDQINPLSPLTQSLIQMLKKLLPETAQAL from the coding sequence ATGAAACAAAGTCTTACGATTTATTCTTCAAAGGGAGGGGTAGGGAAAACCACATTAGCCATCAATATTGCCTCACTGTTACACAAAGCAGGTAATAAAGTTTTATTGATCGATACCGATCCGCAAAACAGCATCTCTGGCATGACCGGAAACGGAAACTTTAACGGGCTATCCGAAATCTTTACGATGCCAATTGAGGAACTGGTTCATTCCACCTCACTTGGAATTTATGTCATGCCCAGCGGTAATGCCGCAATGGAGGAAACCAACGATTATCTTCTCTGGATGTTCAATCATGAACAAGAGATTCTTGAATACTTAGAGTTGCTTAAAGAGTATTTTGACTACATCATTTTCGACACACCCCCTGGCTTTAGCCCGATGGCCGATCTTGCTATGCAGTTTTCCAATGTGATTCTTGCAGTTCTGGAAGCAGATGCAACTTCATATGCAACACTAGAACTTATGCAAAAAGTCCTTGCCAAACTCATACATAAACACCCAGAAAAAGCCATACGTTTTATCACAAACAAAGTTTGGGCAGATGAAATTAGCGTCAATTTTGAAACGGTATACCGCTATTTATTTGACTCTATGTATCTTTTTGCGCTTCCGTTCGATTCTAACGTAAAAGAATCATCTGCTCAGATGCAGTCTCTGGATCAGATCAATCCCCTTTCCCCTCTCACTCAAAGCCTGATCCAAATGCTTAAAAAATTACTTCCGGAAACCGCTCAAGCTTTGTAA
- a CDS encoding alpha-amylase family glycosyl hydrolase, with product MNNEIKIKGMGSILHEQGVAFRVWAPHAQRVSVIGSFNEWDGTKHPMLSEENGYWYANVPEAHAGDEYLFLLSTQNGEFKRIDPYAREVTSSVGNAIVHDTRFDWEGDEFTIMPWNELVIYELHVGTFNDQEDVIHQGEFSSVSARLDHLKKLGINAIQIMPIGEFAGERSWGYNPSHIFSVEGEYGGPLAFKQFVKRAHQEGIAVILDVVYNHLGPSDLDLWQFDGWSENGRGGIYFYNDERAITPWGETRPDFGRGEVREYLMDNALMWFEEYHVDGIRFDCTQFIRMINDSEKRDIPEGWSLLQWINSQIAQKFPGRITIAEDLQNNRWITKDVGAGGAGFASQWDAMFVHPIRQAVVAPQDEQRSLDAIRDAILYRYNDDAFDRIIYSESHDEVANGHARVPQEINPNDPKGWYAQKRSTLAAAMVFTSPGIPMLFQGQEFLEGGWFRDTVPVNWDQYDEFHGIVRLYRDLIRLRSNCEGFTRGLCGQYTQVYHMNNERKLIAYHRWDKGGASDDVVIVANFLHEAQENYVIGLPAEGAWKLRFNSDWEGYNDDFGNYPSGDVIAIEGEYDGMPFHAVVSIGSYSVVIFSQ from the coding sequence ATGAATAATGAAATTAAAATCAAGGGGATGGGATCGATTCTGCATGAGCAGGGCGTTGCCTTCCGCGTATGGGCACCCCATGCACAACGCGTATCCGTTATCGGGTCATTCAACGAATGGGATGGTACTAAGCATCCGATGCTCTCTGAAGAAAATGGCTATTGGTATGCAAATGTGCCTGAGGCTCATGCAGGGGATGAGTATCTGTTTCTCCTCTCTACTCAAAACGGTGAGTTCAAGCGGATCGATCCCTATGCCCGTGAAGTGACAAGTTCCGTCGGCAATGCTATCGTTCACGATACACGTTTCGACTGGGAGGGGGACGAATTTACTATTATGCCGTGGAATGAACTTGTCATCTACGAACTGCATGTCGGGACGTTCAATGATCAAGAAGACGTTATTCATCAGGGTGAATTTTCATCGGTGTCCGCGCGTCTGGATCATTTGAAAAAACTCGGCATAAATGCGATACAGATTATGCCGATAGGAGAATTCGCCGGAGAACGCTCATGGGGATATAATCCTTCTCATATTTTTTCGGTTGAAGGCGAATACGGAGGACCATTGGCGTTTAAACAGTTTGTCAAACGTGCCCATCAGGAGGGTATCGCAGTGATACTGGATGTGGTGTACAATCACCTTGGCCCCAGTGATCTCGATCTGTGGCAGTTTGACGGTTGGAGCGAAAACGGTCGCGGCGGAATCTATTTCTATAACGATGAAAGGGCGATTACCCCATGGGGAGAAACCAGACCCGATTTCGGACGGGGAGAGGTAAGGGAATACCTCATGGATAACGCCCTGATGTGGTTCGAGGAATATCATGTAGACGGTATCCGCTTTGACTGCACCCAATTTATTCGGATGATCAACGATTCTGAAAAGCGAGATATTCCTGAGGGGTGGAGTCTGCTCCAATGGATCAATAGCCAAATCGCACAGAAATTTCCCGGACGTATCACCATTGCCGAAGATCTTCAAAACAACAGGTGGATCACCAAAGATGTCGGCGCCGGCGGCGCCGGATTCGCTTCTCAGTGGGATGCTATGTTTGTCCATCCCATACGTCAAGCGGTGGTTGCCCCCCAAGACGAGCAGCGCTCGCTTGATGCCATCCGTGATGCTATCTTATACCGCTATAACGATGATGCCTTTGACCGTATTATCTATAGCGAATCGCATGATGAGGTAGCAAACGGCCATGCCCGTGTACCGCAAGAGATTAATCCGAATGACCCAAAAGGATGGTATGCACAAAAACGTTCGACATTGGCAGCGGCAATGGTCTTTACCTCTCCCGGTATCCCGATGCTTTTTCAGGGTCAGGAATTTCTAGAGGGGGGATGGTTTCGCGATACGGTTCCCGTTAATTGGGATCAATATGATGAATTTCACGGTATTGTTCGTCTGTATCGGGATCTCATACGGTTACGCTCAAACTGCGAGGGTTTCACACGCGGTTTGTGCGGCCAGTATACACAGGTCTATCACATGAACAATGAACGTAAGCTCATTGCATATCATCGCTGGGACAAGGGCGGTGCATCAGATGACGTTGTAATCGTTGCTAACTTCTTACATGAGGCACAGGAAAATTACGTTATCGGACTTCCGGCCGAAGGAGCTTGGAAACTCCGTTTCAACAGTGATTGGGAAGGGTACAATGATGATTTTGGCAACTATCCGAGTGGTGATGTTATCGCAATAGAGGGTGAGTATGATGGGATGCCCTTTCATGCTGTTGTTTCTATCGGCTCTTACAGCGTAGTGATCTTTTCGCAATAA
- a CDS encoding phospholipase A, protein MKQLLWLLFFNIALIADSVRSFHDIEKSALSGDGYAQYQLATMYENGSGTDQNMTQAFYWYKKAAYNALAKSEDNTSIGSDKQVYQIDPVTDKKMQKFGNEHLDMPKNSEERKSLVSTMFSNFGILPHEKNYLIPFSYTTENYEKRNSIDYPGYNVFNSNVETEFQISFKKTLSYDLLGWNETLSFGYTQEVWWQLYTNSAPFRETNYKPEFWITIPSTHELDSLSGLKDISIGFLHKSNGLGKPLSRDMNQVYSDLDFQYNDLLIQLRGCYTHASSDNKDITSYLGYGHLKFKYLYGQHQFELTLRDNLYFNSNNRGSIEGEYSYPINNSKNNFLFIKGFSGYGESLMDYNHPQNRLGIGLLISR, encoded by the coding sequence ATGAAACAACTGCTATGGCTACTCTTCTTCAATATTGCATTGATAGCCGATAGTGTGAGATCGTTTCACGATATTGAAAAATCAGCCCTTAGCGGGGATGGATATGCCCAATATCAACTGGCGACGATGTATGAAAACGGATCGGGTACGGATCAAAACATGACTCAGGCCTTTTACTGGTATAAGAAAGCCGCATACAATGCACTAGCCAAGAGTGAAGATAATACTTCAATAGGTAGCGATAAACAGGTTTATCAGATCGACCCAGTGACCGATAAAAAAATGCAGAAATTTGGGAATGAACATTTGGATATGCCAAAAAATTCTGAAGAACGTAAATCATTGGTATCTACGATGTTCAGCAATTTTGGGATACTTCCTCATGAAAAAAATTATTTAATACCCTTTTCGTATACGACGGAAAATTACGAGAAACGTAACAGTATCGACTACCCCGGATACAATGTTTTTAATAGCAATGTCGAAACGGAATTTCAGATCAGTTTTAAAAAAACGCTTAGCTATGACTTACTGGGTTGGAATGAAACGCTTTCTTTTGGATACACGCAAGAAGTATGGTGGCAGTTATATACCAATTCTGCTCCGTTTCGGGAAACGAATTACAAACCTGAATTTTGGATAACTATTCCCAGCACACATGAACTGGATTCTCTAAGTGGTTTAAAAGACATTAGTATCGGGTTTCTGCATAAATCTAATGGACTTGGGAAACCGTTGTCTCGTGATATGAACCAAGTTTATTCAGATTTGGATTTTCAGTATAACGATTTACTGATTCAATTAAGAGGATGTTATACTCACGCTAGCAGTGATAATAAAGACATTACTTCTTATCTCGGATACGGTCATTTGAAATTCAAATATCTTTATGGGCAGCATCAATTTGAACTGACGTTGCGGGATAACCTTTATTTTAATAGCAACAACCGTGGTTCAATCGAAGGTGAATACTCATACCCAATCAACAACTCTAAAAATAATTTTTTGTTCATCAAGGGGTTTAGCGGCTATGGTGAGAGTTTGATGGATTACAATCACCCGCAGAATCGTTTAGGAATCGGATTGCTAATTTCTAGATAA
- a CDS encoding PA2779 family protein, with amino-acid sequence MKISKVILSIVLSVTVFAQISWAQMASTEAVLVQPAAVSSHEKVSQFVAREDVAKTFEKMGVDPKMVEQRIALMSDEEVSKISSQIDTLPAGGDFGGIIGAVVFVFIVLLITDILGFTKIFGFTHSAR; translated from the coding sequence ATGAAAATCTCAAAAGTGATTTTATCGATAGTGCTAAGTGTTACAGTGTTTGCCCAGATTTCATGGGCTCAAATGGCTTCAACAGAGGCAGTTTTAGTCCAGCCTGCTGCAGTTTCGTCACATGAAAAAGTGAGTCAATTTGTGGCGCGTGAAGATGTCGCAAAAACATTTGAAAAGATGGGTGTCGATCCTAAAATGGTTGAGCAAAGAATTGCACTGATGAGTGATGAAGAGGTATCAAAAATCTCTTCCCAAATCGATACATTGCCGGCCGGCGGTGATTTCGGCGGTATCATAGGGGCAGTTGTTTTTGTGTTTATCGTTTTATTGATTACCGATATCCTCGGATTTACAAAAATATTTGGATTTACTCATTCAGCACGTTAG
- a CDS encoding polysaccharide deacetylase family protein, translating into MNVLRLIKPGSFDYGLKVFGFTILIAVLMSPVFYFLFNNYAPANFAISIGEAREVYLLRSSTTIEQLKSFGNDGTGYENQLNQISGYLSEIGISCEIIDEKRLLTLKPGDTLYVIDAIALDESSVEAIEHFVESGGGLIFNYYSGFNGSQGKWRGESFVKNLTGLERDPFINTLKKQGNMFCTPKVFSPLSTNVPNGPLMTFVYYDDIPLFKAPEGVKPDMMLTNWAQFDTPLIGDARLPKQYAGVLWHGFKGKGSWIYFNFPSYVFGSSQADSGKYVSLFQGMTRYMVDGSAVRVHPYMYGKNPVFVSEDTEFHFENARNFSELVGELQIPATAFCVAKLADENVEVTKELGKNPYIEVASHSYTHGPLIGIDDETLDREVLGSKMAIEKISGTPITGFRPPREEVDDHVAQKLVESGYTYTMEKNKNHLYPSIIRKDLVVISRIGTDDYAFLSNQTFDEQALLQAMRDEAYFVDALDGIYTLSVHTHLFSDPQNISLLRSVLTLLKKEDKVNFLQGREIADRIKSVSLIDVGVTRSSENYIVSFLNNNPKTVSKVTIRLYWPRWGAAKTFKSDTTGVKFSVLSNENERYSDITFYDVTPRKQFSLFARYQ; encoded by the coding sequence ATGAACGTCCTGAGACTAATTAAACCAGGTTCTTTCGACTATGGTTTAAAAGTTTTCGGCTTTACTATTCTTATCGCGGTGCTGATGTCACCAGTATTTTATTTTCTTTTCAATAATTATGCTCCCGCGAATTTTGCTATCAGTATTGGTGAAGCGAGAGAAGTATATCTCTTGCGATCTTCAACGACAATAGAACAGCTCAAAAGTTTTGGTAATGACGGAACAGGTTACGAGAATCAGCTTAATCAGATATCGGGATATCTTTCCGAAATCGGAATCAGCTGCGAAATTATCGACGAGAAACGACTTCTGACGTTGAAGCCGGGAGACACCCTATACGTAATCGATGCTATTGCTTTGGACGAGTCGTCGGTTGAAGCGATTGAGCACTTCGTAGAAAGTGGAGGAGGGTTGATCTTCAATTATTATAGCGGATTTAATGGATCGCAGGGAAAATGGCGTGGAGAGAGTTTTGTCAAAAATCTTACTGGATTAGAAAGAGATCCTTTTATCAATACGCTCAAAAAACAGGGCAATATGTTTTGTACTCCAAAAGTATTTTCACCATTGAGTACGAATGTGCCAAATGGACCTTTGATGACGTTTGTCTATTACGACGATATTCCTCTGTTCAAAGCACCAGAAGGGGTAAAACCAGACATGATGCTGACGAATTGGGCTCAATTTGATACACCGCTGATTGGAGATGCTAGGCTACCGAAACAATATGCGGGAGTACTCTGGCACGGTTTTAAAGGAAAAGGAAGTTGGATTTATTTTAATTTTCCTTCCTATGTTTTTGGTTCATCGCAAGCCGATTCAGGTAAATACGTCTCATTATTTCAGGGAATGACACGGTATATGGTAGATGGTTCCGCAGTACGGGTTCATCCTTATATGTACGGAAAAAATCCGGTTTTTGTATCGGAAGATACAGAATTTCATTTTGAAAATGCACGTAATTTTTCTGAGCTCGTTGGAGAGCTTCAAATTCCAGCAACAGCATTTTGTGTTGCCAAATTGGCCGATGAGAATGTTGAAGTTACCAAAGAGCTGGGTAAAAATCCATATATTGAAGTGGCATCCCACAGCTACACTCACGGTCCGTTGATCGGCATAGATGATGAGACGCTTGATCGGGAAGTCCTTGGATCAAAAATGGCTATTGAAAAGATTTCGGGTACACCCATCACCGGGTTTCGTCCTCCAAGAGAAGAGGTGGATGATCATGTGGCTCAAAAACTTGTTGAATCCGGCTATACCTATACAATGGAAAAGAATAAAAATCATCTGTACCCTTCCATCATTCGAAAAGACCTTGTAGTTATCTCCAGGATTGGGACAGATGATTATGCATTTTTAAGTAATCAAACATTTGATGAACAGGCATTACTGCAGGCGATGAGGGATGAAGCCTACTTTGTTGATGCCCTTGATGGTATCTATACTCTGAGTGTTCATACTCATCTTTTTTCAGATCCTCAAAATATTTCGCTTCTAAGATCAGTACTGACTCTACTTAAAAAAGAAGATAAAGTAAATTTTTTGCAGGGACGTGAAATCGCAGATCGGATCAAATCAGTAAGTCTTATTGATGTTGGAGTGACACGTAGCAGTGAAAATTACATTGTATCATTTCTTAACAACAATCCAAAAACTGTCTCAAAAGTCACCATACGCCTTTATTGGCCAAGATGGGGTGCGGCAAAAACATTTAAATCTGATACGACCGGCGTTAAATTTAGCGTTCTCTCGAATGAAAACGAGCGATATAGTGATATTACTTTTTATGATGTAACGCCACGAAAACAATTTTCACTTTTTGCACGTTACCAATAA
- a CDS encoding YfaZ family outer membrane protein, translating into MLEKIMLGAMISSAVYAANQVELNINNKEVEGQVRLDMAQMGNSMQGTYIGAGILNGDESNSDKISNIDPLMELSFMVMRPVTSMTGLSLGLGVKGEYTKLDGSHYSALPLGAEAEMKLPITTPFPFYFGGVLYYAPSVLTFQNGDEYFEARIHLDVEPIHNGRIEVGYRKIDTDLGSRNVTYNDALYFGMRYDF; encoded by the coding sequence ATGTTAGAAAAAATCATGCTAGGTGCAATGATAAGCAGTGCCGTATATGCGGCCAATCAAGTTGAGTTAAATATTAATAACAAAGAAGTTGAAGGTCAGGTTCGTCTTGATATGGCACAGATGGGAAACAGTATGCAAGGTACTTACATCGGAGCAGGTATACTAAACGGCGATGAGAGCAACAGTGACAAAATCTCAAATATTGATCCGTTAATGGAACTATCCTTTATGGTTATGCGGCCGGTAACGAGTATGACAGGTTTGTCACTGGGGCTTGGAGTCAAAGGGGAATACACCAAATTGGACGGGAGTCACTATTCGGCTCTTCCTTTAGGTGCCGAAGCCGAAATGAAATTGCCGATTACGACACCGTTTCCCTTTTATTTCGGAGGTGTTTTGTACTATGCTCCATCTGTATTAACGTTTCAAAACGGTGACGAATATTTTGAAGCTCGTATTCATCTTGATGTTGAGCCGATTCATAATGGACGTATAGAGGTGGGATATCGTAAAATTGATACCGATCTAGGCAGCCGCAATGTTACTTATAACGATGCACTGTATTTTGGTATGCGATATGATTTTTAA
- a CDS encoding glycosyltransferase — MPLIIILLFLSLTYLAFLNVGEMYTFYQTIDNIFIMFAIVIISVFTGLVILRYLTLMFFSIFKVGLKTERENVQKNFHTHLRVSIIVPGYNEEVVIGRSIVSLLQQTYPNMEVIVVDDGSKDQTYRVAKRYESERVKVVTKPNGGKSRAINTGIEYATGDMVMVVDADSRLNDDAVALMVQYFDNPEIAAVAGSVYVVNQVNAVTRLQALEYIEGLNMVRNGQAFLKLVNIIPGPIGMFRTEALKKVGLYDHDTFAEDCDVTLKLLAEGYKIDFESDAVAYTEAPEHLLDLIKQRYRWTRGILQAIRKHKSYLFHTQGRPSMTVVLWYMLFESIFWPFMDVWATIFLLYLTLITGVNSLIFFWWSLFTILDLAGALYCVLITKEKLSLVFYAILYRLYFIGIINLTKIFATIEEWLGLGMSWGKLDRKGRI; from the coding sequence ATGCCTTTAATTATCATACTTTTATTTTTGTCTCTGACCTATCTGGCATTTTTGAATGTCGGTGAAATGTATACATTTTATCAAACTATCGACAATATTTTCATAATGTTCGCTATCGTTATCATATCGGTATTTACCGGTCTGGTTATTCTCAGATACCTTACACTTATGTTTTTCTCTATTTTTAAAGTTGGATTAAAAACTGAACGAGAAAATGTTCAAAAAAACTTCCATACCCATCTTAGGGTTTCTATCATCGTTCCTGGCTACAACGAAGAGGTTGTTATAGGTAGATCGATTGTTTCTCTATTGCAACAGACCTATCCGAATATGGAAGTCATTGTGGTAGATGACGGTTCTAAAGATCAGACGTACCGTGTTGCTAAACGGTATGAAAGCGAACGGGTCAAGGTTGTTACAAAACCAAACGGAGGGAAATCAAGAGCGATAAATACAGGGATAGAATATGCAACCGGGGATATGGTGATGGTTGTGGATGCCGATTCGAGGCTAAATGATGATGCGGTAGCCTTGATGGTACAATATTTCGATAATCCAGAGATTGCCGCCGTGGCCGGGTCGGTTTATGTTGTCAATCAAGTTAATGCAGTGACCCGTTTACAAGCGCTCGAATACATTGAAGGGCTGAACATGGTTCGCAACGGGCAGGCTTTTTTAAAACTTGTTAACATCATACCCGGTCCGATTGGAATGTTTCGTACGGAAGCACTGAAAAAAGTGGGTTTGTACGATCATGATACATTTGCCGAGGATTGCGATGTTACGTTGAAATTGCTTGCAGAAGGTTACAAAATTGATTTCGAATCAGATGCTGTAGCCTATACTGAAGCACCCGAACACTTGCTTGACCTTATCAAACAGCGTTACCGTTGGACAAGAGGGATCTTACAAGCGATCCGAAAACATAAATCCTACCTTTTTCATACACAAGGGCGTCCTTCGATGACGGTCGTTCTTTGGTATATGCTCTTTGAATCGATTTTTTGGCCTTTTATGGATGTTTGGGCAACGATATTTTTGCTGTATTTGACATTGATAACGGGGGTCAATTCACTTATCTTTTTCTGGTGGTCTCTGTTTACAATTCTTGACCTCGCTGGTGCGTTGTATTGTGTGTTGATAACGAAGGAAAAATTATCACTGGTTTTTTACGCTATACTTTACAGGCTCTATTTTATCGGTATCATTAATCTGACCAAAATCTTTGCAACGATTGAAGAATGGCTTGGATTGGGGATGTCGTGGGGAAAACTTGATCGAAAAGGAAGAATATAA
- a CDS encoding outer membrane beta-barrel protein: MKKILLAALLAGCGLMGADNVAYIGASVGNAELKTSVGSGDFESKHDDTHYTATVGQYVGEYGRVSLSYTYVEPTGYVQHSDGVSLAFDYILPVVDNTVSLYLGPVIGYTRLKEESAGVKMDLSGMHYGAQAGAIIRIVNNIEIEGGYRYLVETGKDTVLGVDVSADDLRMWYVGANFRF, encoded by the coding sequence ATGAAAAAAATACTTTTAGCAGCTTTACTTGCCGGTTGTGGATTGATGGGTGCAGACAATGTTGCTTATATCGGTGCCAGTGTAGGAAATGCTGAATTGAAAACCAGTGTTGGATCAGGTGATTTTGAGTCTAAACATGATGATACCCACTATACGGCTACCGTAGGACAATATGTTGGAGAATACGGGAGAGTATCACTTTCGTATACGTATGTAGAACCAACAGGCTATGTACAACATAGTGATGGCGTGTCGTTGGCATTTGATTATATTTTACCTGTTGTTGATAATACCGTCTCATTATACCTGGGGCCTGTGATCGGATATACCCGGCTTAAAGAAGAATCTGCCGGGGTTAAAATGGATCTTAGCGGAATGCACTACGGTGCTCAAGCGGGCGCTATCATACGAATCGTCAATAATATCGAAATCGAAGGCGGATACCGCTATTTGGTTGAAACAGGAAAAGATACGGTTTTGGGTGTTGACGTGAGTGCGGATGATCTTCGCATGTGGTATGTCGGTGCTAATTTTCGCTTTTAA